In the genome of Porphyrobacter sp. ULC335, one region contains:
- the aguB gene encoding N-carbamoylputrescine amidase produces the protein MTAITVAALQLALGSEDEATNIAAVSALVEEAAAKGAQLILPPELFSGPYFCREEDEALFALARPTAEHPSVIAMQALAAKLKVTIPTSFFERDGHHYYNTLAMIGPDGQVMGTYRKSHIPDGPGYEEKYYFRPGNDGFKVWDVPGEDGGHVKVGVGICWDQWYPECARVMALMGAEVLLYPTAIGSEPYDADLDTSRMWRRAMIGHSVSNCMPVVASNRIGHEGPEDRAQSFYGHSFICDEWGDDLALFGAGETGVLTARLDLAQAAKHRAGMGFFRDRRPQLYGRIAQDI, from the coding sequence ATGACTGCAATCACCGTCGCCGCCCTTCAGCTTGCTCTCGGCTCCGAAGACGAAGCCACCAACATCGCTGCCGTCAGCGCGCTGGTCGAGGAGGCTGCCGCGAAAGGCGCGCAGCTGATCCTGCCGCCCGAGCTGTTCTCCGGCCCCTATTTCTGCCGCGAGGAAGATGAAGCGCTGTTCGCGCTCGCCCGGCCCACGGCGGAGCATCCCAGCGTCATCGCGATGCAGGCGCTTGCCGCGAAGCTGAAGGTGACGATCCCCACCAGCTTCTTCGAGCGGGACGGGCACCACTATTACAACACCCTCGCGATGATCGGCCCCGACGGGCAGGTCATGGGCACCTATCGCAAGAGCCACATCCCCGACGGGCCGGGATACGAGGAAAAGTACTATTTCCGCCCCGGAAACGACGGCTTCAAGGTGTGGGATGTGCCGGGCGAGGACGGCGGACACGTCAAGGTCGGCGTCGGCATCTGCTGGGACCAGTGGTATCCCGAATGCGCGCGCGTCATGGCGCTGATGGGCGCGGAAGTGCTGCTCTATCCCACCGCGATCGGTTCCGAGCCCTATGACGCGGATCTGGACACCAGCCGCATGTGGCGGCGCGCGATGATCGGCCATTCGGTGTCGAACTGCATGCCGGTGGTGGCGTCGAACCGCATCGGCCACGAAGGGCCCGAGGACCGCGCACAGAGCTTCTACGGCCATTCTTTCATCTGCGACGAATGGGGGGATGATCTCGCCCTGTTCGGCGCGGGGGAGACCGGCGTGCTGACCGCCCGGCTCGATCTGGCGCAGGCGGCCAAGCACCGCGCGGGGATGGGCTTCTTCCGCGACCGCCGCCCGCAGCTTTACGGGCGCATCGCGCAAGATATCTGA
- a CDS encoding RsmB/NOP family class I SAM-dependent RNA methyltransferase, whose translation MSATPGLPVRRAALRLLDAVFRRGETLEQAEAAALGDVRKAPDRALAKAIAGESLRWLTDLDALIDSATKQTLPHDAKVRMVLRIMLAQALRLDTPAHAVIATGLPLLAGGPRRLAHGVFSALVKPGRSVLPEAPTLPERVAERWGAQKAAAIAPGLAFPPELDLALKDAAETETRAVAMGGVTFAPGHVRLPRGAAVDTLADFKAGDWWVQDLAASIPARLLGPGEGKHALDLCAAPGGKTMQLAAAGWNVTALDSSKRRLELLKDNLKRTGLKASPVRADALTWEPKHRFDAILIDAPCSATGTCRRHPDVLHRIGKGQIGDMVELQRALAAKAAEWLNPGGVLVYAVCSLEVEEGEEQAVWIDANCGLAPKPITAEELPAGLAPTAEGWLRTHPGMLADEGGLDGFFVGRWVKP comes from the coding sequence ATGTCAGCCACCCCCGGACTTCCCGTGCGCCGCGCCGCGCTTCGCCTGCTTGATGCCGTGTTCCGGCGGGGCGAGACGCTCGAACAGGCCGAGGCGGCGGCGCTTGGCGATGTCCGCAAGGCGCCCGACCGCGCTCTGGCCAAGGCGATCGCTGGGGAGAGCCTGCGCTGGCTCACCGATCTCGACGCCCTGATCGACAGCGCCACCAAGCAGACCCTGCCCCATGACGCCAAGGTGCGGATGGTGCTGCGGATCATGCTGGCGCAGGCGCTGCGGCTCGATACCCCGGCTCATGCCGTGATCGCTACCGGCCTGCCACTGCTGGCGGGCGGGCCGCGCAGGCTGGCGCATGGGGTGTTTTCAGCTCTGGTGAAGCCGGGGCGCAGCGTGCTGCCCGAAGCACCAACCCTGCCGGAGCGCGTGGCCGAGCGCTGGGGCGCTCAGAAGGCCGCCGCCATCGCGCCGGGCCTCGCCTTCCCGCCTGAACTCGATCTGGCGCTGAAGGACGCTGCCGAAACCGAAACCCGCGCCGTGGCGATGGGCGGCGTGACCTTTGCCCCCGGCCATGTCCGCCTGCCGCGCGGCGCGGCGGTGGACACGCTCGCCGATTTCAAGGCGGGCGACTGGTGGGTGCAGGACTTGGCGGCTTCCATCCCGGCGCGCCTTCTCGGTCCCGGGGAGGGCAAACACGCGCTCGACCTGTGCGCGGCCCCCGGCGGCAAGACCATGCAACTCGCCGCAGCCGGGTGGAATGTTACCGCGCTCGACAGTTCGAAACGCCGGCTGGAACTGCTCAAGGACAATCTCAAGCGCACCGGCTTGAAAGCCTCGCCCGTGCGCGCCGATGCGCTGACGTGGGAGCCGAAACACCGCTTCGACGCGATCCTGATCGACGCGCCGTGCTCGGCGACCGGCACCTGCCGCCGCCACCCCGATGTGCTCCACCGCATCGGCAAGGGGCAGATCGGCGACATGGTAGAACTGCAACGCGCGCTGGCGGCCAAGGCTGCCGAATGGCTCAACCCCGGCGGGGTGCTTGTCTATGCGGTATGCTCGCTGGAGGTGGAGGAAGGCGAGGAGCAGGCGGTGTGGATTGACGCCAATTGCGGCCTTGCGCCCAAGCCGATCACGGCGGAGGAACTGCCCGCCGGTCTCGCCCCCACCGCCGAGGGCTGGCTGCGCACCCATCCCGGGATGCTGGCGGACGAGGGCGGGCTGGACGGGTTTTTCGTAGGGCGGTGGGTGAAACCATAG
- a CDS encoding GIY-YIG nuclease family protein, translating into MATGGWVYIMANRYRGGMYVGVTSDALARVYQHREGMGSRHVADFGKTRLVYVERHEEIEQAIAREKLIKRWRRDWKFVLIEADNPEWDDLWERWFALPPEQK; encoded by the coding sequence ATGGCGACGGGTGGCTGGGTCTACATCATGGCAAATCGCTACCGCGGCGGCATGTATGTCGGCGTCACCTCGGATGCTTTGGCCCGCGTGTATCAGCACCGCGAGGGGATGGGCTCGCGCCATGTCGCTGATTTCGGAAAGACCCGGCTCGTTTATGTCGAGCGCCATGAAGAGATCGAACAGGCGATTGCTCGCGAAAAGCTGATCAAGAGATGGCGGCGCGATTGGAAGTTTGTGCTGATCGAGGCGGACAATCCAGAATGGGACGATCTTTGGGAAAGATGGTTCGCACTCCCGCCGGAGCAGAAGTAG
- the msrA gene encoding peptide-methionine (S)-S-oxide reductase MsrA — MDTAIIAGGCFWCTEAVFRDVIGVSLVESGYIGGTKANPTYKEVCTGTTGHAEAIRVTFDTDVIGLPQIYDVFLGTHDPTQLNRQGGDVGTQYRSAIFPLSDEQGAEAEAAIARWNADHGKLAVTTIEGLSGGAQTAEWYPAEDYHQEYWDGQGQSNPYCLAVIPPKLMKLRKSFQKYVKD; from the coding sequence ATGGACACGGCGATCATTGCAGGCGGGTGCTTCTGGTGCACCGAAGCGGTGTTCCGCGATGTCATCGGCGTGAGCCTGGTCGAAAGCGGCTATATCGGCGGCACCAAGGCGAACCCGACCTACAAGGAAGTATGCACCGGCACGACCGGCCATGCCGAAGCGATCCGCGTGACGTTTGATACGGATGTGATCGGCCTTCCCCAGATCTACGACGTGTTCCTCGGCACGCATGATCCGACGCAGCTGAACCGGCAGGGCGGCGATGTCGGGACGCAGTATCGTTCTGCGATCTTCCCGCTGTCAGACGAACAGGGCGCCGAGGCCGAAGCCGCGATTGCGCGCTGGAATGCGGATCATGGCAAACTGGCTGTGACCACCATCGAAGGCCTGTCCGGCGGCGCGCAGACTGCCGAATGGTACCCGGCCGAGGATTACCATCAGGAATACTGGGACGGTCAGGGCCAGAGCAATCCCTATTGCCTCGCGGTGATCCCGCCGAAGCTGATGAAGCTGCGGAAGAGTTTTCAGAAATATGTGAAGGACTGA
- a CDS encoding cytochrome P450 has translation MATLAKAPHSPDGAPADAPRHWSDLRLSEADLAHIPGEAGWPLVGNTFTMLADPHAFADRMIKTHGKVYKNRAFGGWQIALIGAEANELLLFNKDKIFSSEQGWGPVLDQLFPRGLMLMDFDHHRIDRRALSIAFKPEPMRHYSGALNRGIAREVADWAGPMEFYPAIKKLTLDLAADSFIGLPWGPEADKINEAFVDMVQASVAPVRRPLPFTKMKKGVDGRAFLVEYFTRETLRRRAEGGGQDMFSQFATATREDGSLLPVDEVVDHMNFLMMAAHDTITSSATSLIYHLATNLVWQEKLREEILAVTGGPDGDGNPRPLDYDDLAKLDLTEMAFKESLRMIPPVPSMPRRALREFEYGGYRIPAGAMVGINIYWTHHSEEYWENPFAFDPLRFTPEQVKARHKYAWVPFGGGAHMCLGLHFAYMQVKILLAQLLQRYRIEAAEGYNPEWQDWPIPQPKDGLKVTFTPL, from the coding sequence ATGGCCACCCTTGCCAAAGCCCCGCACTCCCCTGACGGCGCGCCCGCGGATGCGCCCCGCCACTGGAGCGATCTGCGCCTGAGCGAGGCGGACCTCGCCCATATCCCCGGCGAGGCAGGCTGGCCGCTGGTCGGTAACACCTTCACCATGCTCGCCGATCCGCACGCCTTTGCCGACCGGATGATCAAGACCCATGGCAAGGTCTACAAGAACCGCGCCTTCGGTGGCTGGCAGATCGCGCTGATTGGCGCCGAGGCGAACGAGCTGCTTTTGTTCAACAAGGACAAGATCTTCTCCAGCGAACAGGGTTGGGGCCCGGTGCTCGACCAGCTGTTCCCGCGCGGGCTGATGCTGATGGATTTCGATCATCACCGGATCGACCGCCGCGCGCTTTCGATCGCCTTCAAGCCGGAGCCGATGCGGCACTATTCGGGTGCGCTCAATCGCGGGATCGCGCGCGAAGTGGCGGACTGGGCTGGGCCCATGGAGTTCTATCCGGCGATCAAGAAGCTCACGCTCGATCTCGCGGCGGACAGCTTCATCGGCCTGCCCTGGGGGCCGGAAGCCGACAAGATCAACGAAGCCTTCGTCGACATGGTGCAGGCCTCGGTCGCGCCGGTGCGTCGTCCGCTGCCCTTCACCAAGATGAAGAAGGGTGTCGATGGCCGGGCCTTCCTCGTCGAGTATTTCACCCGCGAAACCCTGCGCCGCCGCGCCGAAGGCGGGGGGCAGGACATGTTCAGCCAGTTCGCCACCGCAACGCGCGAGGATGGCAGCCTGCTGCCGGTCGACGAGGTGGTCGATCACATGAACTTCCTGATGATGGCGGCGCATGACACCATCACCTCCTCGGCCACTTCGCTGATCTATCACCTTGCCACCAACTTGGTGTGGCAGGAAAAACTTCGCGAGGAAATTCTGGCGGTTACCGGCGGACCGGACGGCGATGGCAACCCGCGCCCGCTCGACTATGACGATCTCGCCAAGCTTGATCTGACCGAGATGGCGTTCAAGGAATCGCTGCGGATGATCCCGCCGGTGCCCTCCATGCCGCGGAGGGCTTTGCGCGAGTTCGAATATGGCGGCTATCGCATTCCGGCGGGCGCGATGGTGGGGATCAACATCTACTGGACCCATCATTCCGAGGAATATTGGGAGAACCCCTTCGCCTTCGATCCGCTGCGCTTCACGCCGGAGCAGGTGAAGGCGCGGCACAAATACGCATGGGTGCCGTTCGGCGGTGGCGCGCACATGTGCCTTGGCCTGCACTTTGCCTATATGCAGGTGAAGATCCTGCTCGCCCAATTGCTCCAGCGTTACCGGATCGAGGCGGCCGAGGGGTATAACCCCGAATGGCAGGACTGGCCGATCCCGCAGCCCAAGGATGGGTTGAAGGTGACGTTCACGCCGCTCTGA
- a CDS encoding Mrp/NBP35 family ATP-binding protein, which yields MNNSPQPPRQPDAEEALIRAALSPEINHRLRSARIVSRRAVIVAEAGDLPDSGRAELEAAITAALQPLPEIDEVRVALIGERRRRRLIAVGSGKGGVGKSTLTTNLAVALAKMGRRVGVIDGDIYGPSQPKLLKTEGIKPAATPDGKQLVAIDSPYGVKVLSMGHIVAPGKALAWRGPMTGKALTQLVDADWGDTDLLLVDLPPGTGDVQLSMLSAHKPDGAVLVSTPQDLALIDAARAGQLFEQGEVPIIGLVENMAGYCCPECGHISDPFGSGGVEKFAAALEIPFLGRIPLTLATRIAGDKGEPPAAGDDETAAPFRAIAEKLSRWLDTGKT from the coding sequence ATGAACAACTCGCCCCAACCGCCCCGCCAGCCCGATGCCGAAGAGGCGCTCATCCGCGCTGCGCTGAGCCCTGAAATCAACCACCGCTTGCGATCTGCAAGGATCGTTTCGCGCCGCGCTGTGATCGTTGCCGAGGCAGGCGATCTGCCGGATTCCGGCCGCGCCGAGCTGGAAGCCGCGATCACTGCCGCGCTCCAGCCACTGCCGGAAATAGACGAGGTGCGCGTGGCGCTTATCGGAGAGCGGCGCCGACGCAGATTGATCGCAGTCGGATCGGGCAAGGGCGGAGTCGGCAAGTCGACGCTGACCACCAATCTCGCAGTCGCTCTGGCGAAGATGGGCCGCCGCGTCGGCGTGATCGATGGCGATATCTACGGCCCCTCGCAGCCCAAGCTGCTCAAGACCGAAGGGATCAAGCCCGCCGCCACGCCCGACGGCAAACAGCTTGTGGCGATCGATAGCCCCTACGGCGTCAAGGTGCTGTCGATGGGCCACATCGTCGCCCCGGGCAAAGCGCTGGCCTGGCGCGGGCCGATGACCGGCAAGGCGCTGACCCAGCTGGTCGATGCCGATTGGGGCGATACCGACCTGCTGCTGGTCGATCTTCCGCCGGGAACGGGCGATGTGCAGCTTTCGATGCTCTCGGCGCACAAGCCCGATGGCGCAGTGCTGGTGTCGACCCCGCAGGATCTCGCGCTGATCGATGCCGCGCGCGCCGGGCAACTCTTCGAACAGGGCGAGGTGCCGATCATCGGCCTGGTCGAGAACATGGCGGGATATTGCTGTCCCGAATGCGGGCATATCAGCGATCCCTTCGGCTCGGGCGGGGTGGAGAAATTCGCCGCTGCGCTGGAGATTCCGTTCCTCGGCCGCATTCCCCTGACGCTGGCAACCCGTATTGCGGGCGACAAGGGTGAGCCGCCTGCCGCGGGTGACGACGAGACCGCCGCGCCATTCCGCGCCATCGCGGAAAAGCTGTCCCGCTGGCTCGACACGGGGAAAACCTGA
- a CDS encoding class I SAM-dependent methyltransferase has product MKKLILALATASGLALAAPALAQHAGHAGHAMNGADADEAHIKDTAHFMKMHGEQVSAAINHPTRAEDKARDAFRKPAETLAFFHVGPEMKVGEYAPGGGWYSRLLGHYLGGEGQLVGLYANPLTATADPARQQRIRDTAAGFGKEVAGYTGLPAEKFSGITLDNLEGQKGTFDRILVMRAMHNLMRGGTADTELRAMRELLKDDGLLGIEQHRAKTDAAWSYANGTKGYLRQQDVIDFMRINGFELVGTSEILANPKDTADHKEGVWEMPPVLATKREDLKGLGESDRMTLLFKKAK; this is encoded by the coding sequence ATGAAGAAGCTGATCCTTGCCCTCGCCACCGCGAGCGGCCTTGCCCTTGCCGCGCCCGCGCTGGCCCAGCATGCCGGGCACGCCGGCCATGCCATGAACGGCGCCGACGCCGACGAAGCGCATATCAAGGACACCGCGCATTTCATGAAGATGCATGGCGAGCAGGTGTCGGCGGCGATCAATCACCCGACCCGCGCCGAAGACAAGGCGCGCGATGCCTTCCGCAAACCCGCTGAAACGCTGGCCTTCTTCCATGTCGGCCCGGAAATGAAGGTCGGCGAATATGCGCCCGGCGGCGGCTGGTATTCGCGCCTACTCGGCCATTATCTGGGCGGCGAAGGTCAGCTGGTCGGCCTCTATGCCAACCCGCTCACCGCCACCGCCGATCCCGCGCGCCAGCAGCGCATCCGCGATACGGCGGCCGGTTTCGGCAAGGAAGTGGCGGGCTACACCGGGCTTCCGGCTGAAAAGTTCAGCGGCATCACGCTCGACAATCTCGAAGGGCAGAAGGGCACCTTCGACCGCATTCTGGTGATGCGCGCGATGCACAACCTGATGCGCGGCGGCACCGCCGATACCGAACTGCGCGCGATGCGCGAACTGCTCAAGGATGATGGTCTGCTCGGCATCGAACAGCACCGTGCCAAGACGGATGCGGCGTGGTCCTATGCCAACGGCACCAAGGGCTACCTGCGTCAGCAGGACGTGATCGACTTCATGCGCATCAACGGCTTCGAACTGGTCGGCACCAGCGAGATCCTCGCCAATCCCAAGGACACCGCCGATCACAAGGAAGGCGTGTGGGAAATGCCCCCCGTGCTCGCCACCAAGCGCGAAGACCTGAAGGGTCTTGGCGAAAGCGACCGGATGACTCTCCTGTTCAAGAAGGCCAAGTAA
- a CDS encoding molybdopterin cofactor-binding domain-containing protein: MAVTRRGLLVGAAAGGGLVVAWWLMPRNYRTPLIAATGEHIFGAWLKIATDGVVTVAVPQLEMGQGITTILPQIVAYELGADWRQVAVEPAPISGIYANLPLAKKWMALWDPSFTGLSAATDDLIAARFAGSQRFNATAGGTSLEAYELPCREAAAAARAMLAQEAASRWGVAWEECEVENGFVTHGTQRASFGELAEAAAEYTPPDPPPLRPEPPREKPLPADVDGAPAYPRIDLPSKVDGSYRFAGDVRLPGMVFASIRHGQIGASELSGFNRDAAAGIRGLAGIVESKRWLAVAADTWWSAETALAAMKPRFKTTGAVSSTDIAARLDAVLTAGEAHVIAETGYGGDALQRVDIGRRYEVEPTYAAPLETATATARYADGRLDLWIATQAPEQARIAAARAIGIPTEDVALYPMPAGGSFDARLEHDHAIEIALIAKELGRPVQLTWPRRDELIRARPRAPAWLLLGAQLAKGGDGAIDAMRIRIATPPAALEFGKRLFGNLTSMAAIRETSGEPDPLACEGAVPPYQLPALLVEHVPVEIGLPVGRVRGNAHGPTIFAIESFIDEIAAKNKREPLSFRMSMLGSDVRLAACLQRAAQLAGWDGGADQSGQGIACARIGEGPEAARIACVATARQGEGGVRVIRLSAAADIGRIVNHDIARQQIEGGLVFGIGIALGNAVQLRGGLPDAADDNAMGLPTLADCPEMRIEFIASEAPPADPGELGAVVAPPAIANALYSATGLRLRRLPLLSDGI, encoded by the coding sequence ATGGCGGTAACGCGGCGCGGGTTGCTGGTGGGGGCGGCGGCGGGCGGCGGGCTCGTGGTCGCCTGGTGGCTGATGCCGCGCAATTACCGCACCCCGCTGATCGCGGCGACAGGCGAGCATATCTTCGGGGCGTGGCTCAAGATTGCGACCGATGGCGTGGTCACCGTCGCGGTGCCGCAGCTCGAGATGGGTCAGGGGATCACCACGATCCTGCCGCAGATCGTCGCCTATGAACTGGGTGCAGACTGGCGGCAGGTCGCGGTCGAGCCTGCGCCGATTTCAGGCATCTATGCCAATCTTCCGCTGGCGAAGAAGTGGATGGCCCTGTGGGACCCTAGCTTCACCGGACTGTCTGCCGCAACCGACGACTTGATCGCGGCGCGTTTTGCCGGATCGCAGCGCTTCAACGCGACCGCCGGAGGCACTTCGCTCGAAGCCTATGAACTGCCTTGCCGCGAAGCCGCTGCCGCCGCGCGGGCGATGCTGGCGCAGGAAGCCGCCTCGCGCTGGGGCGTCGCCTGGGAGGAATGCGAGGTCGAGAACGGCTTTGTCACCCACGGAACCCAGCGCGCCAGCTTTGGCGAACTGGCCGAGGCGGCGGCGGAATACACGCCGCCCGATCCTCCGCCGCTGCGCCCCGAGCCTCCGCGTGAAAAGCCGCTGCCCGCCGATGTCGACGGCGCGCCGGCCTATCCGCGCATCGATCTGCCTTCCAAGGTTGATGGCTCCTACCGCTTTGCCGGCGATGTGCGCCTGCCCGGCATGGTGTTCGCCTCAATCCGCCACGGGCAGATCGGCGCTTCGGAGCTTTCCGGGTTCAACCGCGATGCTGCCGCCGGGATCAGGGGCCTCGCCGGGATCGTCGAGAGCAAGCGCTGGCTGGCGGTGGCCGCCGACACATGGTGGAGCGCGGAGACCGCGCTCGCCGCGATGAAGCCGCGTTTCAAGACCACTGGCGCGGTCAGCAGCACCGATATCGCCGCGCGGCTCGATGCCGTGCTGACCGCGGGCGAGGCGCATGTCATCGCCGAGACCGGCTATGGCGGCGATGCGCTCCAGCGGGTCGATATCGGACGGCGCTACGAGGTCGAGCCGACATACGCCGCCCCGCTTGAAACTGCGACCGCAACGGCGCGATACGCGGACGGGCGGCTGGACCTGTGGATCGCCACCCAGGCGCCCGAACAGGCGCGCATCGCCGCCGCGCGCGCGATCGGCATTCCGACCGAGGATGTCGCGCTTTACCCCATGCCCGCCGGTGGCAGCTTCGACGCGCGGCTCGAGCATGACCACGCCATCGAGATCGCGCTCATCGCCAAGGAGCTGGGGCGTCCGGTGCAGCTCACCTGGCCGCGCCGTGACGAGCTGATCCGCGCCCGTCCGCGTGCCCCGGCCTGGCTGCTGCTCGGCGCACAACTTGCCAAGGGTGGAGACGGCGCGATTGACGCCATGCGCATCCGCATCGCCACGCCGCCCGCCGCGCTGGAGTTCGGCAAGCGATTGTTCGGCAACCTCACCAGCATGGCCGCGATCCGCGAGACCAGCGGCGAACCCGATCCGCTCGCCTGCGAGGGCGCTGTCCCGCCCTATCAGCTGCCCGCGCTGCTGGTGGAGCATGTGCCGGTGGAGATCGGCCTTCCGGTCGGGCGGGTGCGCGGCAACGCCCACGGGCCGACGATCTTCGCCATCGAAAGCTTCATCGACGAGATCGCTGCCAAGAATAAGCGCGAGCCATTGTCGTTCCGCATGTCGATGCTTGGCAGCGATGTGCGGCTGGCCGCCTGTCTCCAGCGCGCGGCACAGCTTGCCGGGTGGGACGGCGGCGCTGACCAGAGCGGGCAGGGCATCGCCTGCGCCCGTATCGGCGAAGGGCCGGAAGCCGCGCGCATCGCCTGCGTCGCCACTGCGCGCCAAGGCGAAGGCGGCGTGCGCGTCATCCGCCTTTCGGCAGCGGCGGATATCGGCCGGATCGTCAATCACGACATTGCCCGCCAGCAGATCGAGGGCGGTCTGGTGTTCGGTATCGGCATTGCCCTTGGCAACGCGGTGCAGCTACGCGGCGGGCTGCCCGATGCAGCTGACGACAACGCGATGGGCCTGCCCACGCTGGCCGATTGCCCCGAGATGCGGATCGAATTCATCGCCAGTGAGGCACCGCCTGCCGATCCGGGGGAGCTTGGCGCGGTGGTTGCCCCGCCCGCGATTGCCAATGCGCTTTATTCGGCTACAGGCTTGCGACTGAGACGACTGCCCCTACTTTCGGACGGCATATGA
- the hemH gene encoding ferrochelatase produces the protein MTWQTQRLPGDHPPAKSGRIGVLLINLGTPDGPDPDSVKRYLKQFLSDTRVVEIPPIAWQLILRGIILNTRPQKSAKAYAKIWTDRGSPLADITSRQAEAMVGRFGEKVAVDYAMRYGNPSIESRLTAMMADGCDRILIAPMYPQYCAATTATVFDEVARVLKKMRWQPALRFVPPYHDEPGYIAALADDLTRQVKALTFKPEVMLLSFHGMPQQTLEKGDPYYCHCSKTARLLREELATRPEFAGVRFETTFQSRFGPAAWLEPSTDATLMAEGDKGTKRLVVAAPGFAADCVETLEELALEGRDEFMEHGGEEYAVLDCLNTSDDGLAMIDAMLRRELAGWI, from the coding sequence ATGACCTGGCAGACCCAGCGCCTTCCGGGCGACCACCCTCCTGCGAAAAGCGGCCGCATCGGCGTGCTGCTGATCAACCTCGGCACACCTGACGGGCCAGACCCGGATTCGGTCAAGCGCTACCTCAAGCAGTTCCTTTCGGACACGCGGGTGGTGGAGATTCCGCCGATCGCCTGGCAGCTGATCCTGCGCGGGATCATCCTCAACACGCGGCCCCAGAAAAGCGCCAAGGCCTACGCCAAGATCTGGACCGATCGCGGATCGCCGCTGGCCGACATCACGTCGCGCCAGGCCGAGGCGATGGTCGGGCGGTTCGGTGAGAAGGTCGCGGTCGATTACGCGATGCGTTACGGCAACCCCTCGATCGAAAGCCGCTTGACCGCGATGATGGCCGACGGGTGCGACCGCATCCTGATCGCGCCGATGTACCCGCAATATTGCGCCGCGACGACCGCCACCGTGTTCGACGAGGTCGCCCGGGTGCTCAAGAAGATGCGGTGGCAACCGGCGCTGCGCTTCGTCCCGCCCTATCACGACGAGCCCGGTTACATCGCCGCGCTGGCCGATGATCTGACCCGGCAGGTCAAGGCGCTGACCTTCAAGCCCGAGGTCATGCTGCTCAGTTTCCACGGGATGCCGCAGCAGACGCTGGAAAAGGGCGATCCCTATTACTGCCACTGTTCCAAGACCGCGCGGCTGCTGCGCGAGGAGTTGGCGACGCGACCCGAATTTGCCGGCGTGCGGTTTGAAACCACCTTCCAGTCGCGCTTCGGCCCGGCGGCATGGCTTGAGCCTTCGACCGACGCGACCCTGATGGCCGAGGGCGACAAGGGCACCAAGCGGCTTGTGGTCGCTGCCCCCGGTTTTGCGGCGGACTGCGTGGAGACGCTGGAGGAGCTGGCGCTCGAAGGGCGGGATGAATTCATGGAGCATGGGGGCGAGGAATACGCCGTGCTCGATTGCCTCAACACCTCGGATGATGGCCTCGCGATGATCGATGCGATGCTGCGCCGCGAGCTGGCGGGATGGATTTGA
- a CDS encoding DUF1674 domain-containing protein, with the protein MTKEKSEAAKQFKKPAHWSNDPVPAPKAVENNEKLSPTRYGDWERGDGIAVDF; encoded by the coding sequence ATGACCAAAGAGAAGTCCGAAGCTGCCAAGCAGTTCAAGAAGCCCGCCCACTGGAGCAACGATCCGGTGCCGGCGCCAAAGGCAGTCGAGAACAACGAAAAGCTCTCTCCCACCCGCTATGGTGATTGGGAGAGGGGTGACGGGATCGCGGTCGATTTCTGA
- a CDS encoding DUF6924 domain-containing protein, with protein sequence MVEIPQDGDAPLIRCDFSNMAAWERLVAATKEPSPDGFVPNLQIIDNDRYDGASANQIGSAARDTNHAVVFIADEITMGNDDLSVLCLNVSATEQRFRVIPSELWGVENNLSLGNMDFEEFADATGADGIFRGF encoded by the coding sequence ATGGTCGAGATACCGCAAGATGGTGATGCACCGCTGATTAGATGCGACTTCTCAAACATGGCCGCTTGGGAGAGGCTCGTCGCAGCGACAAAAGAGCCATCTCCCGACGGCTTCGTGCCAAATCTGCAAATCATCGATAACGATCGCTATGATGGAGCGTCGGCCAACCAGATTGGGAGCGCAGCGCGCGACACCAATCATGCGGTCGTGTTCATTGCTGACGAAATCACGATGGGTAATGATGACCTCTCTGTCCTATGTCTTAATGTCTCTGCGACCGAACAGAGGTTTCGGGTCATTCCCAGTGAACTCTGGGGCGTGGAGAACAACCTTTCGCTGGGCAACATGGACTTTGAGGAGTTCGCTGATGCTACCGGGGCGGACGGCATATTCAGAGGGTTCTAA